From bacterium (Candidatus Blackallbacteria) CG13_big_fil_rev_8_21_14_2_50_49_14, a single genomic window includes:
- a CDS encoding NAD-dependent dehydratase, with protein sequence MKTALIMGITGHFGKAVALELQSRGWHLKALLRPETSAKAEVCQSLSQEFPTLEIISGQASQLEDVHRAAEQVELIVYGVNPPGYDWKNKALPWLEQAARVAEEKQLTLLFPGNVYVFNPEQGPCFDENAQIQPITSKGQIRQQMEARLQSAAEKGAQVIVIRAGNFIPAGKGFSWLQLLIKTSAKKRVLNFPGPEQTRQAWAYLPDLAKVAAELVERADELKGYQVFHFEGHTLNFAELSQSLQAITSQPLVCKNFFWLPFQFLKPFSPLFQGVLEMRYLWQKEVLLDQSKLLRFLGHQPEQTPLQQILSELLA encoded by the coding sequence ATGAAAACCGCATTGATTATGGGTATTACAGGTCATTTTGGCAAAGCTGTTGCGCTTGAACTGCAAAGCCGGGGCTGGCATTTGAAAGCACTGTTGCGACCTGAAACTTCAGCGAAAGCAGAGGTGTGTCAAAGCTTAAGTCAAGAATTCCCCACATTGGAAATTATTTCTGGGCAGGCCAGCCAGCTCGAAGATGTCCATCGGGCGGCTGAGCAGGTTGAGCTGATCGTCTATGGTGTCAATCCACCAGGATATGATTGGAAAAACAAAGCGCTGCCCTGGTTGGAACAAGCCGCCCGCGTGGCAGAGGAAAAACAATTGACCTTGCTCTTTCCTGGCAATGTGTATGTCTTCAATCCTGAACAGGGGCCTTGCTTTGATGAAAATGCGCAGATTCAACCGATTACTTCAAAAGGCCAAATTCGCCAGCAGATGGAGGCCCGTTTGCAAAGCGCTGCCGAGAAGGGGGCCCAAGTGATCGTAATCCGTGCGGGCAATTTTATTCCTGCGGGCAAAGGATTTTCCTGGTTGCAGCTCTTGATTAAAACTTCAGCCAAAAAGCGGGTTTTGAATTTTCCGGGCCCAGAGCAGACGCGTCAGGCCTGGGCCTATCTGCCTGATTTGGCTAAGGTTGCGGCTGAACTTGTTGAACGGGCCGATGAACTGAAGGGCTATCAGGTCTTTCATTTTGAGGGGCATACGCTCAATTTTGCAGAGTTGTCTCAATCTCTTCAAGCCATTACCTCTCAGCCGCTGGTATGTAAAAACTTTTTCTGGCTGCCGTTTCAGTTCTTGAAACCTTTTTCTCCGCTTTTTCAAGGGGTGCTCGAAATGCGCTATCTCTGGCAAAAGGAAGTTCTTTTGGACCAAAGCAAGCTTTTGCGTTTTCTTGGCCATCAGCCAGAGCAAACGCCCCTCCAACAGATCCTTTCCGAGCTGCTGGCTTAG
- a CDS encoding PAS domain-containing sensor histidine kinase — MALVQSGVLLLDLAGQIQSADPEAQAILESGSELIGKSLAELWPDSPLPSLWAEASTGQEASQEFVTNWTARPKNIFVSLRAFSAQERGFLVLIQDLSAVRRLESIEREFITNVSHELRTPLTSIKMAAESLQMGAIVNPKLKDKFLSNIQREADRLTRLVNELIILANIEETGTSLHISAFDLFEVLDDVSSTMSHHSKVNDIDMVNDYPSSLPIISADRDRLSQVLINLVDNAIKCNRPNGTVTLHAHVEGEEAVIEVTDTGIGIPKIDLPRIFDRFFRVDKARSRVTGGTGLGLSIVKDIIEAHGGTISVNSVVNIGTTFTIRLPLKARVHKDVD; from the coding sequence GTGGCCCTTGTTCAAAGCGGGGTGCTTTTGCTGGATCTGGCAGGCCAGATCCAGTCGGCAGACCCAGAAGCCCAAGCCATCTTGGAATCAGGTTCTGAACTGATTGGCAAATCTCTGGCTGAGCTTTGGCCTGATTCTCCTTTGCCCAGTCTTTGGGCAGAAGCCAGTACAGGTCAGGAGGCTTCTCAAGAGTTTGTCACGAACTGGACAGCACGCCCCAAGAATATTTTCGTGAGCTTGAGAGCTTTTTCTGCGCAAGAGCGTGGCTTTCTGGTCTTGATTCAGGATCTAAGTGCTGTGCGTCGGCTTGAATCGATTGAGCGTGAGTTTATTACCAATGTCTCACATGAATTGCGCACCCCTCTGACCTCGATCAAAATGGCTGCCGAATCTTTGCAAATGGGTGCGATTGTCAATCCCAAGCTCAAAGATAAATTTCTTTCCAATATTCAGCGCGAAGCCGATCGTTTGACCCGCTTGGTCAATGAGCTGATTATTCTCGCCAATATTGAAGAAACCGGTACTTCTTTACATATTTCAGCCTTTGACCTCTTTGAAGTGCTGGACGATGTTTCATCGACCATGTCGCATCACAGCAAGGTCAATGATATTGATATGGTCAATGATTACCCCAGCAGTCTGCCGATCATCAGTGCAGATCGTGATCGTCTTTCACAGGTGCTGATCAATCTGGTCGACAATGCGATCAAATGCAATCGCCCCAATGGTACGGTGACCCTTCACGCCCATGTGGAGGGAGAGGAAGCCGTGATTGAAGTGACCGATACTGGGATCGGAATCCCGAAAATCGACCTGCCCCGAATTTTTGACCGCTTTTTCAGAGTGGACAAGGCCCGCTCCCGTGTGACGGGCGGCACTGGTCTGGGGCTTTCTATTGTCAAAGATATTATTGAAGCGCATGGTGGCACGATTTCGGTCAATAGCGTGGTCAATATTGGCACGACGTTTACGATTCGTTTGCCGCTCAAGGCCCGTGTTCACAAAGACGTTGACTAG
- a CDS encoding NAD(P)-dependent oxidoreductase: MDLGQYFAGAGHSLQGLNALVTGASSGIGLATACQLAAQGVNLKLVARRLERLEKIKQALAERFPAVSIEILGADLAQPESWQRLEQAGFYTVDILVNNAGLARGRDKVVDSSWQDWQAMIDLNISAAFEVTRRVVPGMLARGQGDIVCLGSAAGQIPYEGGSVYCASKYALRAFCQVLRRETCGQNLRVMLISPGMVETEFSVVRLGQEAAQKVYAGMQPLTPAEVAAQILFALQQPRHLNWDELLLMATAQGGVEKVVRQIEN; the protein is encoded by the coding sequence ATGGATTTAGGGCAATATTTTGCTGGCGCAGGGCATAGCTTGCAAGGGCTCAATGCTTTGGTGACCGGCGCTTCTTCAGGAATTGGTCTGGCCACAGCCTGCCAGTTGGCAGCACAGGGGGTAAACCTTAAATTGGTGGCCCGTCGGTTGGAGCGGCTTGAAAAGATCAAACAGGCCCTGGCGGAGCGTTTTCCAGCGGTTTCAATTGAGATTTTGGGAGCAGACCTGGCCCAACCCGAGAGTTGGCAGCGCTTGGAGCAAGCGGGTTTTTATACGGTAGATATTCTGGTGAACAATGCTGGTTTGGCGCGGGGGCGCGACAAAGTCGTGGATTCAAGCTGGCAGGATTGGCAGGCGATGATCGATCTGAATATTTCTGCGGCGTTTGAAGTGACCCGCCGGGTGGTGCCTGGCATGCTGGCGCGCGGCCAAGGAGATATTGTCTGTTTGGGGTCTGCTGCCGGACAGATCCCCTATGAGGGAGGTTCTGTTTACTGTGCTTCAAAATACGCGCTGCGGGCTTTCTGTCAGGTTTTGCGGCGTGAAACCTGTGGTCAGAATCTGCGTGTGATGCTGATTTCACCGGGCATGGTGGAAACCGAGTTCAGTGTGGTGCGGCTTGGCCAAGAGGCAGCACAAAAGGTCTATGCGGGCATGCAGCCCCTGACGCCCGCCGAGGTCGCCGCCCAGATTCTCTTTGCTCTGCAACAGCCACGCCATTTGAATTGGGATGAACTGTTGCTGATGGCCACAGCCCAAGGCGGGGTGGAAAAAGTCGTCAGACAAATCGAAAACTGA
- the fumC gene encoding class II fumarate hydratase, which yields MEPNIRMEKDSLGEVAVPADCYYGAQTQRSFENFKIGGERFPREFIRAFGIIKKAAAKVNTDLGVLDAEKSALIQQVADEVIEGKLDAHFPLVVWQTGSGTQTNMNANEVISNRAIEIAGGVMGSKAPIHPNDDVNHSQSSNDTFPTAMHVAAAEQVQHHLIPNLRLLQQTLAAKATEYKEIVKIGRTHLQDATPLTLGQEFSGYAAQLDGVIRTVEAMMPQVYELTLGGTAVGTGLNAPKGYAKAVAEEIARLTELPFVTAPNKFAGLACHDPLVALSGALKTAACALMKIANDIRWLASGPRCGIGEISIPENEPGSSIMPGKVNPTQCEALTMVCAQVIGNDTAVAIGGASGNFELNVFKPLIIHNLLQSIRLLGDACHAFNDKCAVGIEPNRARISELLDKSLMLVTSLAPAIGYDKAAKIALKAHHDGTTLLEAGLELGFVTEALFREHVQPHKMLGHGE from the coding sequence ATGGAACCAAATATCCGCATGGAAAAAGACAGTTTGGGCGAAGTGGCCGTACCCGCTGATTGTTATTACGGCGCACAAACCCAGCGTTCTTTTGAAAATTTTAAAATCGGGGGCGAACGCTTCCCGCGTGAATTTATCCGGGCTTTTGGGATTATTAAAAAAGCGGCAGCCAAGGTCAATACCGATCTGGGCGTGCTGGATGCTGAAAAATCTGCTCTGATTCAACAGGTGGCAGATGAAGTGATTGAGGGCAAATTGGATGCCCATTTCCCTCTGGTGGTCTGGCAGACCGGCAGCGGCACCCAGACCAATATGAATGCCAATGAAGTGATCTCCAACCGTGCGATTGAAATTGCTGGCGGCGTGATGGGTAGCAAAGCTCCCATTCACCCCAATGACGACGTGAATCATTCTCAGTCTTCAAATGATACCTTTCCCACGGCTATGCATGTGGCTGCGGCAGAACAGGTACAGCATCATCTGATTCCCAATCTGCGCCTTTTGCAGCAAACCTTGGCCGCCAAGGCCACCGAATATAAAGAGATTGTGAAAATTGGCCGTACCCATTTGCAGGATGCTACCCCCTTGACCTTGGGGCAGGAATTCTCTGGCTATGCCGCCCAGCTCGATGGCGTGATTCGCACTGTAGAGGCCATGATGCCCCAGGTGTATGAACTCACCTTGGGTGGGACGGCTGTCGGAACCGGCTTGAATGCACCCAAAGGCTATGCCAAGGCTGTGGCTGAAGAAATTGCCCGTTTGACTGAGCTGCCCTTTGTGACCGCACCTAATAAATTTGCGGGTTTGGCCTGTCATGATCCGCTGGTGGCTTTGAGCGGAGCATTGAAAACAGCCGCCTGTGCCCTGATGAAAATTGCCAACGATATCCGCTGGTTGGCCAGTGGCCCCCGCTGCGGCATTGGTGAAATTTCAATCCCCGAAAATGAACCTGGCAGTTCGATTATGCCGGGCAAAGTCAATCCCACCCAGTGCGAAGCCCTGACCATGGTCTGTGCCCAGGTGATTGGCAATGATACGGCTGTGGCGATTGGCGGCGCTTCGGGTAATTTTGAACTGAATGTCTTCAAACCCCTGATCATTCACAATCTGCTGCAGAGCATTCGTCTACTGGGCGATGCCTGCCATGCTTTCAATGATAAATGTGCAGTGGGCATTGAACCCAACCGTGCCCGTATCAGTGAATTGCTCGACAAATCACTGATGCTGGTGACTTCCCTGGCCCCTGCCATTGGCTATGACAAGGCTGCCAAGATTGCCCTCAAGGCCCACCACGATGGCACGACCCTGCTCGAAGCCGGTCTGGAATTGGGCTTTGTTACCGAAGCACTTTTCCGTGAGCATGTTCAGCCCCACAAAATGCTGGGTCACGGAGAGTAA
- a CDS encoding LysR family transcriptional regulator has translation MNSKNLNWEWIRCFYHATATGSLSAAARQLALSQPTLSRNIQALERAIQAQLFQRSTQGLKLTPAGQALWESANEMMGAADHFQRQASGLVEDLKGTVRISANEIVGIYLLPPALAAFRIQYPEIQIELLITNQASSLNKREADIALRMFRPQQNQLLARRLPDLPLGFFAHPDYLKRKGIPHSPEELLQHDLIGFDEDFQMIDAAGNLGFPLQPSDFCLRTDHLLAQIQLARSGAGILVTHLGLARYWPELVEILQTLQLPCLEFWIVSHGDTQHSAPIRTCTQFLGSYFSQSPYRELRI, from the coding sequence ATGAATAGCAAAAATCTGAACTGGGAGTGGATTCGCTGCTTTTATCACGCCACAGCCACAGGTTCACTTTCTGCGGCGGCCCGCCAACTGGCACTTTCACAACCCACCTTGAGCCGCAATATTCAAGCCCTGGAAAGGGCAATTCAGGCCCAGCTCTTTCAGCGCAGCACCCAGGGCCTGAAACTGACCCCGGCTGGACAGGCCCTGTGGGAATCGGCAAACGAAATGATGGGAGCCGCCGATCATTTTCAGCGTCAGGCAAGCGGTCTGGTCGAAGACCTAAAGGGTACAGTCAGGATTTCAGCCAATGAAATCGTAGGTATCTATCTCTTGCCACCCGCACTTGCAGCCTTTCGCATTCAATACCCTGAGATTCAGATCGAACTGCTGATCACCAATCAAGCCAGTTCCCTAAACAAACGCGAAGCCGATATTGCCCTGCGCATGTTTCGCCCCCAGCAGAACCAGCTTCTGGCACGCCGCCTGCCAGATCTGCCGCTGGGTTTTTTCGCCCACCCAGATTATCTCAAGCGCAAGGGAATCCCCCACAGCCCCGAAGAACTGCTTCAGCATGATTTGATTGGCTTTGATGAAGATTTTCAAATGATTGATGCCGCAGGAAATTTAGGCTTTCCACTCCAGCCCAGTGATTTCTGTCTGCGCACGGATCATTTGCTGGCTCAGATTCAACTCGCCCGCTCTGGAGCCGGGATCCTGGTCACCCATCTCGGACTGGCACGTTATTGGCCTGAATTGGTTGAGATTTTACAAACCCTCCAGCTTCCCTGTTTGGAATTTTGGATTGTCTCCCATGGAGACACCCAACACTCTGCCCCGATTCGAACCTGCACGCAGTTTCTCGGCAGCTATTTTTCGCAGTCTCCGTACCGAGAGCTTAGAATTTAA
- a CDS encoding hybrid sensor histidine kinase/response regulator yields MSETLMTEQSKVDILIVDDTPQNLKVLSDFLRLKGYNSRPVSSGKLALRGAETRPPDLVLLDINMPEMSGYEVCEAFKAHPELKDIPIIFISALNEVLDKVRAFNVGGVDYITKPFQFEEVQMRIQTHLALRHLNQHLSQQNQVLQTSLKRQQELEEQRDNLLHMVVHDLRAPLSGIVGYLSLLEGTTDNFNEKQERYLNLALQSSQILIDMISELLDVYKLENGEMPLFRSSQDISKTILQATEAMEGMFINKVLSCELPVSPSPVFLDHDLVRRVVINLLSNALKFTPRGGEIKVQAELQAGMLIVAVQDSGAGIPEEFQTKIFEKFGQAELRQENRRYSTGLGLTFCRMVVEAHGGKIGVSSQIGKGSRFEFVIPVSGFEVTSNLPVNSFSN; encoded by the coding sequence ATGTCCGAAACCTTGATGACGGAACAATCAAAAGTTGATATTTTAATTGTTGATGATACTCCGCAAAATTTGAAGGTTTTATCTGATTTTTTGCGGCTTAAAGGCTATAACTCGCGTCCCGTTTCTAGTGGAAAACTGGCTTTGCGTGGAGCAGAAACACGCCCACCGGACTTGGTTTTACTTGATATTAATATGCCAGAAATGAGTGGCTATGAGGTTTGTGAGGCGTTTAAAGCGCATCCAGAATTAAAAGATATTCCGATTATCTTTATTAGTGCTCTCAATGAGGTTCTGGATAAGGTACGGGCTTTTAATGTGGGTGGAGTTGATTATATTACCAAGCCCTTTCAATTTGAAGAAGTGCAGATGCGCATTCAGACTCATTTGGCTTTGCGTCATTTGAATCAACATCTCAGTCAACAAAATCAAGTCTTGCAAACCAGTTTAAAACGTCAGCAAGAATTGGAAGAACAGCGGGACAATCTTTTGCATATGGTTGTTCATGATTTAAGGGCTCCTTTGTCGGGGATTGTTGGCTACCTTTCTCTTTTAGAGGGAACTACGGATAATTTCAATGAAAAACAAGAACGGTATCTCAATTTGGCCCTCCAGAGTTCGCAAATATTGATAGATATGATTAGTGAGCTGTTGGATGTATATAAATTGGAAAATGGAGAGATGCCTTTGTTTCGTAGCTCACAAGATATATCTAAAACTATTTTGCAAGCCACGGAAGCAATGGAGGGTATGTTTATTAACAAGGTTTTGAGTTGTGAGTTGCCAGTGTCTCCTTCACCAGTTTTTCTTGACCATGATTTAGTCCGTCGGGTGGTGATCAACCTTTTGAGCAATGCGCTTAAATTTACTCCGCGCGGAGGAGAAATCAAAGTTCAGGCTGAATTGCAGGCGGGAATGCTGATCGTGGCAGTACAGGATTCAGGGGCTGGTATTCCCGAAGAATTTCAAACAAAAATTTTTGAAAAGTTTGGCCAAGCAGAACTTCGGCAAGAAAACCGAAGATATTCAACAGGCTTGGGTTTAACTTTCTGTCGTATGGTAGTGGAGGCGCATGGCGGAAAGATTGGGGTGAGTAGTCAAATCGGCAAAGGCTCGCGGTTTGAGTTTGTCATACCGGTGTCTGGGTTTGAAGTGACTTCAAATTTGCCAGTAAACAGTTTTTCCAATTAA
- a CDS encoding chemotaxis response regulator protein-glutamate methylesterase codes for MSKAKTVRVLIVEDSPVMQVFLTEIINADTRLNVLGVVPSGEKALDFLKSQPADVISMDIRLPGMDGLETTRQIMQTCPTPIVVVSSQLQNQEMDLSFDALRAGALCVLDKPVGVSHPRFEQSSRQLCTQLLIMSQVKVIRQRLGRTFAELSEKDVTAHHLHRSITVGALPDFQVLGIAASTGGPKALSTLLNQLTHFPLPILLVQHIAPHFLAGFADWLNSVTPFRVLVATEGMVPLPYHVYLAPPERHLAYQKGKITLVEDEPVSYQRPSGTVLFHSLAESLGKKAIGLVLTGMGDDGAAGLLAMRHAGAYTLAEAESTAIVYGMPAAADKLGAVCHLLPLTDLASHLQFLVKTRATRSSQRS; via the coding sequence ATGAGCAAAGCCAAAACTGTGCGTGTTTTAATTGTCGAAGATTCACCTGTCATGCAAGTGTTTTTAACTGAAATTATTAATGCTGATACACGCTTGAATGTTTTGGGAGTGGTACCATCGGGAGAAAAAGCATTGGATTTTTTGAAGTCGCAGCCCGCTGATGTGATCTCAATGGATATCCGTTTACCAGGTATGGATGGGCTGGAAACCACCCGCCAGATCATGCAAACCTGTCCCACACCGATTGTGGTGGTGTCTTCCCAATTGCAGAACCAGGAGATGGATTTGAGTTTTGATGCGCTTCGGGCAGGCGCGCTTTGCGTTTTGGATAAACCTGTGGGTGTCTCTCATCCTCGATTTGAACAAAGTTCTCGGCAATTGTGTACCCAATTGTTGATCATGAGTCAGGTCAAAGTCATTCGTCAACGCTTGGGGCGAACATTTGCTGAACTCTCAGAAAAGGATGTCACGGCTCATCATTTACACCGATCAATCACTGTTGGGGCGTTGCCAGATTTTCAGGTATTGGGGATCGCCGCTTCAACCGGTGGACCCAAAGCCCTTTCTACCTTGCTTAATCAATTGACCCATTTTCCTCTGCCTATTTTGTTGGTTCAGCATATTGCACCTCATTTCTTGGCTGGGTTTGCCGATTGGTTGAACAGTGTCACTCCTTTTCGTGTGCTTGTGGCAACAGAAGGCATGGTCCCATTGCCTTATCATGTCTATTTGGCTCCTCCAGAGCGGCATTTGGCATATCAAAAAGGCAAGATCACCCTCGTGGAGGATGAGCCAGTGTCCTATCAGCGCCCTTCTGGCACTGTTCTATTTCATTCTTTGGCCGAATCCCTGGGGAAAAAAGCCATTGGTTTGGTTTTAACAGGTATGGGGGATGATGGGGCGGCTGGTTTATTGGCCATGCGCCATGCGGGGGCATATACTTTGGCCGAGGCTGAGAGCACAGCTATTGTCTATGGTATGCCCGCTGCGGCAGACAAACTGGGAGCTGTCTGCCACCTCTTGCCCCTCACTGATCTGGCCTCCCATCTCCAGTTTTTGGTCAAAACAAGAGCGACGAGGTCTAGTCAAAGATCATGA
- the trxB gene encoding thioredoxin-disulfide reductase produces the protein MSDKIENVIIIGSGPAGYTAAIYTARANLNPLMFEGYMSGGQLMTTTDVENFPGFPEGIMGPDLMMKLKEQTERFGTRVVTRDVTSVDFSQRPFKVEVEGEVHLAHSVIISTGATAKLMGLESEKRLMGHGVSACATCDGAFFREKEVCIVGGGDSALEEANFLTRFASKVYVIHRRDKLRASKIMQDRAIENPKIDFIWDTVIEEIIGDKKVSAVRLKNLKTGETHEMPMDGVFVAIGHRPNTELFKDYLETDEVGYLKVDGASSRTNLPGVFAAGDVHDPNYRQAITAAGSGCKAAIDAERYLESLGH, from the coding sequence ATGTCAGATAAAATTGAAAATGTGATTATTATTGGTTCTGGCCCGGCTGGCTATACGGCTGCGATTTATACTGCCCGCGCCAATCTCAACCCCCTGATGTTTGAAGGCTATATGTCCGGTGGACAGTTGATGACCACCACCGATGTGGAAAATTTCCCTGGTTTCCCTGAAGGGATTATGGGCCCTGATTTGATGATGAAACTGAAAGAGCAGACCGAGCGTTTTGGCACCCGGGTGGTGACCCGTGACGTGACCTCTGTCGATTTTTCTCAACGCCCGTTTAAAGTTGAAGTCGAAGGCGAAGTGCATCTTGCCCACAGCGTGATTATTTCCACGGGAGCCACTGCCAAGCTGATGGGATTGGAGTCTGAAAAACGTCTGATGGGGCATGGTGTTTCGGCCTGTGCGACCTGTGACGGGGCTTTTTTCCGTGAAAAAGAAGTCTGTATTGTCGGCGGGGGCGACAGCGCCCTTGAAGAAGCCAATTTTCTGACCCGTTTTGCCAGTAAGGTTTACGTGATTCACCGCCGTGATAAATTGCGTGCCTCTAAGATCATGCAGGATCGGGCCATAGAAAACCCCAAAATTGACTTTATTTGGGATACGGTGATTGAAGAAATTATCGGCGATAAAAAGGTCAGTGCCGTGCGTCTGAAAAACCTGAAAACTGGCGAAACCCATGAAATGCCGATGGATGGTGTTTTCGTAGCGATTGGCCACCGTCCCAATACTGAATTGTTTAAGGATTATCTTGAAACCGATGAGGTGGGTTACCTCAAGGTAGACGGCGCAAGCAGTCGTACCAATCTGCCCGGAGTTTTTGCTGCTGGAGACGTACACGACCCCAATTACCGCCAGGCGATTACGGCTGCCGGCAGTGGCTGTAAAGCTGCGATAGATGCCGAGCGCTATCTGGAAAGTTTGGGCCACTAA
- the hemL gene encoding glutamate-1-semialdehyde-2,1-aminomutase — translation MKELHRSALRFVEAQSKIPGGVNSPARAFKAVGGTPPFMKKAKGAHMWDIDGNEYIDYIGSWGPMILGHGYPAVIDAVRKQLELGTSFGTPTEIEIEMADLVIAAVPSIEMVRMVNSGTEAVMSAIRLARGYTDREKIIKFSGCYHGHSDMLLAEAGSGVASLGIPGTPGVPAALVEHTLTAPFNDSTAVEQIFAAYPGQIAAVVIEPVAGNMGLVPPRQGFLEKLRAITEAEGAVLIFDEVMTGFRLAYGGAQARLGVTPDMTCLGKIIGGGMPVGAYGGKREIMECLAPAGKVYQAGTLSGNPVAMQAGVATLKALRDNPKAYEELEHKGRLLSQGIADLARELQVPVSINLMGSMFCVFFTENDVYDYASAKTSDLEAFKVFFHTLLEEGVYFPPAQFEACFISLAHSDADLRKTLKAVEKGLKKVREMK, via the coding sequence ATGAAAGAACTTCACCGCTCCGCACTGCGCTTTGTTGAAGCCCAGTCTAAAATTCCAGGCGGGGTCAACAGCCCAGCCCGTGCTTTCAAAGCGGTTGGGGGCACTCCCCCCTTCATGAAAAAAGCCAAGGGCGCCCATATGTGGGATATCGATGGCAATGAGTATATCGACTATATCGGTTCTTGGGGCCCGATGATTCTCGGCCATGGCTATCCTGCTGTGATCGATGCTGTGCGCAAGCAATTGGAGCTGGGCACCAGTTTTGGCACGCCCACTGAAATTGAGATTGAAATGGCCGATCTGGTGATCGCTGCTGTGCCTTCGATTGAGATGGTGCGCATGGTCAATTCTGGTACCGAAGCGGTGATGAGTGCAATTCGCCTGGCGCGGGGCTATACGGACCGTGAAAAAATTATTAAATTCAGTGGCTGTTATCATGGCCACAGCGATATGCTGCTGGCCGAAGCCGGTTCGGGTGTGGCGAGCCTGGGCATTCCTGGCACGCCGGGGGTTCCGGCTGCGTTGGTGGAGCATACCCTGACGGCCCCTTTCAATGACAGCACAGCGGTCGAGCAGATCTTCGCGGCCTATCCAGGCCAGATTGCTGCGGTTGTGATTGAACCCGTGGCTGGCAATATGGGCCTGGTGCCTCCGCGTCAGGGCTTTCTTGAAAAGCTGCGGGCCATTACCGAAGCCGAAGGCGCCGTGCTGATCTTTGACGAGGTTATGACCGGGTTCCGTTTGGCCTATGGGGGTGCCCAGGCCCGTTTGGGCGTGACTCCCGATATGACCTGTCTGGGCAAGATCATCGGAGGCGGCATGCCTGTGGGAGCCTATGGCGGCAAACGTGAGATTATGGAATGCCTGGCCCCTGCGGGCAAGGTTTATCAGGCGGGTACCCTCAGTGGCAATCCAGTGGCGATGCAGGCTGGGGTGGCTACCTTGAAAGCCCTGCGTGATAACCCAAAAGCCTATGAAGAATTGGAACACAAAGGCCGTTTGCTTAGCCAAGGCATTGCGGATTTGGCCCGTGAGCTGCAGGTGCCGGTCAGCATTAATCTGATGGGCTCGATGTTCTGCGTATTTTTTACGGAGAACGATGTCTATGATTATGCTTCTGCCAAGACCTCTGATCTTGAGGCCTTTAAAGTCTTTTTTCATACCTTGCTGGAAGAAGGGGTGTATTTTCCGCCAGCCCAGTTTGAAGCCTGTTTTATTTCGCTGGCCCACAGCGACGCAGATTTGCGCAAAACACTCAAGGCTGTTGAAAAAGGCTTGAAAAAAGTGCGCGAGATGAAATAG
- a CDS encoding DNA-binding response regulator: MADKILLVDDEESIVESIEYALKQEGFEVVCAHNGQDALQKVQLEKPNLIVLDLMLPELSGLEVCRMLRRERNETPIIMLTAKGEEIDRVIGLEVGADDYLVKPFSLRELIARIRALLRRSKSAEVDSAQPETHRYEDLEMNLTEHKVTVRAKPVELSPKEFKILAMLMSSPNKVFSREELLEQVWGLDFYGDTKTVDVHIRWLREKIEADPSNPRYVQTVRGFGYRLGG, encoded by the coding sequence ATGGCTGATAAGATTCTTTTAGTGGATGATGAAGAGTCCATCGTTGAATCAATTGAGTATGCACTCAAGCAGGAAGGTTTTGAGGTTGTCTGCGCCCACAATGGCCAGGATGCCTTGCAAAAAGTTCAGCTTGAGAAACCCAATCTGATCGTTTTGGACCTGATGTTACCTGAACTGAGTGGTCTGGAAGTTTGCCGTATGCTCCGCCGTGAGCGTAACGAAACACCGATCATTATGTTGACAGCCAAAGGTGAAGAAATTGATCGCGTGATTGGTCTGGAAGTGGGTGCTGATGATTATCTCGTCAAACCCTTCAGCCTGCGCGAGCTGATTGCACGGATCCGGGCTTTGCTGCGCCGCAGCAAGAGTGCTGAAGTAGACAGTGCACAGCCCGAAACCCACCGCTATGAAGATTTGGAAATGAACCTGACGGAGCACAAGGTGACTGTACGCGCCAAGCCCGTTGAACTTTCTCCCAAAGAATTCAAGATTCTGGCCATGTTGATGTCCAGCCCGAACAAAGTATTCTCCCGCGAAGAACTGCTTGAGCAGGTCTGGGGTTTGGATTTTTACGGCGATACCAAAACCGTAGACGTTCATATCCGTTGGCTGCGTGAGAAAATCGAAGCCGATCCCAGCAATCCCCGTTATGTTCAAACGGTGCGTGGTTTCGGCTATCGTCTCGGGGGCTAA